Below is a window of Danio rerio strain Tuebingen ecotype United States chromosome 11, GRCz12tu, whole genome shotgun sequence DNA.
gatatttttttaataggaagctatacaatattatatttgtgcatatatgttatattagtcagtactgaagccagatctggagcttatctaacaaaataacttacgataaaaGTGCAAAAACTAGTATACCCAAATTTCTGTCATAGAAAACtattaaatacaaactttatatatataaagaagtCATTTGTTATAAGAATGTTTCTGAAAACTAAAACGAGACTACAGAAATGAAATTATTTGGAAACAGCTCCGCTCTGTGGTTGTAACAGCGACTGCAGTTCAATCCTCTGTGGAGTCAAGCGCGCAGACAAAGAGATGTGTTAATGCAGGATTTATTTACTCAAGCAAAGAGCCGATGTTCGAGTACAAATAAAAGAACAACACAATAAATATCAGAACTTACAGATCTATCCAtttataaaatgaacaaaaactcgGCAGCAGCGATGCACGTTTCTTCAATCACAAAATAACTAACAAAACTACTTACAAAGCTTCTCTGCAGACTCATTTGCAGGACTCCCTTATAATCTGGTTCTGATTCTTCAACATTGTTGCCAACAAGGACATGAAGTTCGGTTTCTGCACATTAGGTTTTGGGTCAGAGATTTTCTTTTGATTCCCCTGTTTAATCTTGGGTTTCACACTGAACAGATCTGTGGGCGTCCTGAACCAATCGGAATCCTCAGACGACTCTTCCTGCAGCTCAATCTGGGCTTCATGAATCTCTCCATGCTCATGCTGCTGCCGTGGGCTTTTCCTCTGCTCCCCGGTTTGCAATTGTTCATCAAACTTCAGCACCCGGCGTGTTACGTCTACACCATCAGACACTTCCAGCTCCTTCATTTTGCCCTTGGCATTAGCGCTCTTCTGATTGCTGGAGTTCTTTTGGTTTGATTTTAAAAGCTTTTCTTCTGCATAGAGTTCATCCTCCTGTGTTTCTCTGACACTGAGGTTGAATGGAGAGAGCTGCTGGAGAAAGGTGTTGTTCACTGAAGGCCTTCTTTTTACAGAGGAGTTCCAGCCGGCAATGGGTGGAAAAACCACTCGCGGCCTCTTCCGATGTCGTGGCTTTGCTCTGGTAATGGACAGGTCGGACTGAATGGAGGTCAGATACTTGCAGCGACGCAAAATCCTAAACATGAGTACAGAAAAAGAATTTAATTATCACTGTATGCTTATTACTGGAGTAGTTGACGTCTTTCattgaataatataaatgtaagttACATTGTGCTCAgctatttgtctttttttactaaacaaaaaaaagttttatcatGATGTGATGCATTATCATAATATGGTTTTTGATCACTTAATTAATACAATGTGCACCAAATGCAAATATATAAGCTTAGACATTcagctttattaaaaaaatgacattttaaaatacaatatagcgttaataattttgaattgtaattatgatgaaaataataataatattaattcacaacattacatattttactgcattttctcaattaattgtgtgaaagcaccctaaaatcaTTGCCGGTTCCTGCAGTGTGAACATACCAAAAACTGCTTAAAATTGATCCATTTGTCTAAAACATTTATGTAGTGTGATTTCATTCCCTGTTAATCTTGCAACTCtgagtcataaaaaaaaaaaaaaaaagtttttttttttttgataatggcTTGTTGACTCACCTCTGCAGAAACACATGAGGTCTGGAGCACTTCATCTGAGTTCTGACAGCTGAAAAACCGGAGCCTTGTGCTAACATCTTCCTAATGTGACTTAAGCTGGTCCACAATAACCTGAAGATCAACATTCACACAGCTCACACCCAggcatattattatattattattaaattaaaattataaaaagagTAATTGACAGatggcaaaaatatttttattaaaacatggcTGATTACACTTTGAAAAGGAGAATTCTTTTAAGCTGGTCCtacagtatgtgtagttttaATAATGCATGAAAGTGCATTGGGTGATGCGTGCTAATGAAGAAAGAGAAAAGTTGCTCATTTACACATCCTTCtcatttaacaatattaaattagttaaaaatggcaaacatattttaaaacactGATGTACAATGCTCTATGTTTATCTTTCAGTTTCTCCTTTTTAGATATTAGACTTCTCAATTTGGTCTAAATACTCATTGGGCCATATTTgtgaaacatttacaaataaatgataaattggTGTATAAAACAAACCTCCAGAAAACTCTTCTCATGGATTCATGAGCACTTTGTAAACATCAGATTcgatgtgtatgctaatgcattccaaatttatttataaacaggCTGCATGTGCACACGCATTCACAATTAGCATAATCCCCGTCTGTTGCATGCACAAGTGAGGATTTTCTTTAAAGCAATCAACATTCAGCAACAGTTCTAGCTCCACTCTTTTGGTTCTGTTGTGAAAAGACcccttaagccgcctttccactgcacaagacaaacgacaagcgacagaccggaagtcattcatttccaatggagagcagtccgggagctgcgttgagttccgatcatctctgtATGCGGAAAAGTCGGATCCGAATTGAGTtgtggatccgttgaaatattggaactcctgcgactagaccacATGCAacctgccgaccggatatgatgtattccagtgttgtccaagcaggtccgtgcgcgcgagatgagaaataggagtttatttgggtattttttgaattataaaaagtctatattaaagaaaaaacatttatgttcataaatgtaagtaagaaagtaataaaaatatggatttttaatgttgtctccacattccctccaatattttagaggtctatgagtttctagtattcatttatccattaaactatgtaaacgcacagagaataaagacTATTGCTTTTGCAGTTCTATATTTCAGACACCGCGAGAATCAGCTTCtcgtggtgcacgacaacactgaaaataccgTGCGGCTGCCagaagggggcgtattccgacagtcgtgtccaaatgtagtgtgcagtggaaaggcggctttagtaAGGCAAGctcgtagccagcctggtaaaaggggtgaagttttttttttttttctcaaaaatgtttttttcagttatttgcctcattttctatttaattttgagATTTATGTACTgaattttagtgacatttaaagcactACTTTGAGttgaattagcttgtcggatggtctgCTTGGATTACAtagcgatatcgatgctgaaacgatatattgtgcagccttaatcgGTGCTGCAAAAGAAActttataaaattgaaaacagTCCCATTAACCTTTCACTAAAAGTTTATCAGTGGCTGAAAACTCTAACTGTGCATTTATCCTATTGCAATGTGACATCAGTTTATAAAAACATACCCCTTCTCTCGATGACGCCGTCTCTGAGGATGACGCTTTTTAAGTAGAACCCACATATCACAAGATAAAGATGCTGgatctaataaacaaacaaaaaaatcattaacaCAAAAAAGCACTTTGTATTAAACATAAAATCtatatatgaatttaaatataaagtttaaTTTCTTACTTTTATCTCTGCTTTTCTTATTAGTGCTCGGCCATCTTCTGACTTTGGTGAAAAGTCTCTCACATTCTCTGCATCTTATATTATCAACAGGCCGAGAGGGCGAGCTGGGGCCTGAATTTACAGTATGATCGCTACTGGAATCATCCGATACAACAAGTTCTTCTCGTGAATGAACAGGACTTGTAGGCCTCAACTCGGTCTCACATTTGTTTGACATCAACCTGAGTTTCTCTAAAGTGTCCTCAGCCATAGCACCAACAGCCAGCGAGATCTTCTGAACCGTATCCTGCTGTGATTCTACAACAGAAAGCCTCTTTTTACCTGCTCGCCTTGAAGCAGCAGCTTTATACTTTCTTACTGGCCGCTTCATCTCACGAATAACAGACACTTGGTCTATTATTTCTTCAATactctctgattggctggagtcgGTGTCACTCAACAGCACAGAGATGCTCTCAGAGCCTTTCACATTTTTAGGCTCTTGCTGTCGGCCTTTGAGGATTGTGGAGCGACGCAGATTCATAGAGACAGACTTGGTAGTGATTTCACTGAGAACCAAAATGTTCACCTGTGAAGAAGAATTAGGACACTTCATTAATTAACCAAATATGTCATAGACATGTTTCAAGATCTCTTCCAGGAAATAGCTTCtgacttgtatatatatatatttaaaaaagtgattttcTACCTCACTGTAGCATCCTGAAACTTGTCTTTGAGGAAAGTTATTGAGGTAGTAGTCATTTGCCCTGAAAGAATAGTCAGCAGTGACTAAATGTAAACTAACTAATCCTTACAGTTTTAAGTTCGATCTAAACAATATAAGTAAAAATAGCACATTAGATGGCCTTAAAGCTGGACTTTTCACcaaatagacttccattcatatgcacgcaaatgcggcagaccggaaacacaagctCATGCAACAAGTTTTGCATGTCGCTGCATTCCAAAGTACAAGCTTGATGAtatttacagaaatgtaaaatattgaaAATCGCTCGCTTGTCCCATCATCTTGTTTTATCCGGCCCACTTTATGACAGAATTGTGCTAACTCTAGTGCAGGGgtgaccaaactttttcttataaagggccaaaaaccaaactagaTTGAGACTCGCAGaccgaaggtaaatatagctgACATGGGCatgtcctaatttatttaataatgtttaaatatagCTTGAAAACATTGCTTTGTAAAGAAAGCTTTACAGACTACTATTGGGCTCACCTGATTCCAAACATTTGATTTCAGACTTTGTACATGAGTTTTCTCAAGAACTGAGCTACTCTACACAATGCATTTGAAGAATGCTTGGGAAGAGCAACTGGGTATAGAGATTGAGATTGATACATGGGAGGAAAGTCTTAATAGAATTGGATCTTGTTTTATTAATTCCAGGCATCAGTTAATTATTACATAATTTGCACAACTTAAAATTTAATTACACAGAATTTTTCCTACCATTGCCCCTACATTTGACCGGTGTAAGTCTGTTGAAGGCTCCCTGACCCACCTTTTTTTGGGGTGTCCAAAACATTATGATTTCTGGTGACATATTGAAATGGTTTTCCGATATGTTTGGTTTTACCTTTTCACCCGACCCAGAAATTGCTCTATTTGGGTACTCTAGTTCTCTGcagaatggagttacactagAGAAGCTGCACCtgattttgccttgatttgctcacagaCGTCTTCTGCATTGTCCACTATCTGTCgaatgacagtatttacatttttacaaagtatttatttacatatttgcaattaacatttaaatgaaatatgtaaattttagttggctttttttccaataaaacaaataaaaaagactattttaaactaaaaacaatCTCTGTTAAAAGCACTGACCCCAACCCTGCCATCATATGTACATACTCCTTTCTCAGAtgtgatggtgggccaaatcaaagattacaaTGGGCACACTTTGGCCTgggggccctagtttgggcatcttttGCTCTAGTGCACAAAAAAGTTACACAATGATTCACAGTGGACAAAAATGtttatgcaaacaaacaaacctttAAACTACcatattttaatctatttttaaactTTCACCAGCATACTGCATTTAGCATCAGTCATGatgtttcaaatatttattaattttagggATTTTAAGCCTATAATTTACCGTTTGACTACATAATGTCATGTTGTTATTATACAATAAaatctattaaacaaaaataaaacaactccaatttttcattttataaaagctaagattttattttcattaaagaaATGGAAAAGTCAATAATCAAATACATTATTTGCTCTAATGCATTAGTTTTTATGCTGTCTcaactcacactcacacacaaaaaattcAGTGTACATAAAATCCCGCGCACATAACTGTAATCACATAGTTTTAATTCACTTAATTAGCAGTCCTtttgaaacagaaaacagaaaaacgTTAGCTCTTCCATATTTTAACAATAtggaaatttattaaataagatgGATGCCTTTTTGCTTGCAAATGGCAGTGGAACTAaatattaaatttgtttaataatgGGATATGTGGGGATGTTTCTGGGAAATATTTTCACACCTATCTAGTGTACCATTAGATTAGGGCTGCGAGATATGGTAAAAATACAATCTCAACAATTATTTTTCCTATTGAACGATAACgctaaatattttaatacaagttgttaatgtttccagatttaagagtaccccaacaatgactgaagccacaaaaattagtgTTCATTAAATGACATAACATATTTTCAGCCCATAAATTTTCAGTTGCTGAAAATTCGATACATTCTTAATATCATTGCATTGATGCACATTTCTGCTACGTGACTGGCTCTTATATCAATATAGAGTAGCAAAGTGCAGAGCCTTTCATTGTTATAGACATAAATTGTATCGCGATGCGATATATCGTTTATAAGCCCAGTCCTACCATAGATTTATGAAAGAAACAAATAACAGTgatcaaaaaagtaaaatatagtcattaaggtaaagttggttttatattcgcatattcgttcagtgacaacttgttacatgctccctatattgtttaccatggtactttgaatattcagcttGAAATCacatgacttcaaaacaatattagcactatttatttgactgtgaacaatgttgt
It encodes the following:
- the si:ch211-227n13.3 gene encoding uncharacterized protein si:ch211-227n13.3 isoform X2, producing the protein MNLRRSTILKGRQQEPKNVKGSESISVLLSDTDSSQSESIEEIIDQVSVIREMKRPVRKYKAAASRRAGKKRLSVVESQQDTVQKISLAVGAMAEDTLEKLRLMSNKCETELRPTSPVHSREELVVSDDSSSDHTVNSGPSSPSRPVDNIRCRECERLFTKVRRWPSTNKKSRDKNPASLSCDMWVLLKKRHPQRRRHREKGLLWTSLSHIRKMLAQGSGFSAVRTQMKCSRPHVFLQRILRRCKYLTSIQSDLSITRAKPRHRKRPRVVFPPIAGWNSSVKRRPSVNNTFLQQLSPFNLSVRETQEDELYAEEKLLKSNQKNSSNQKSANAKGKMKELEVSDGVDVTRRVLKFDEQLQTGEQRKSPRQQHEHGEIHEAQIELQEESSEDSDWFRTPTDLFSVKPKIKQGNQKKISDPKPNVQKPNFMSLLATMLKNQNQIIRESCK
- the si:ch211-227n13.3 gene encoding uncharacterized protein si:ch211-227n13.3 isoform X1; amino-acid sequence: MDLLDMLDQTDCRHFKTEANDYYLNNFPQRQVSGCYSEVNILVLSEITTKSVSMNLRRSTILKGRQQEPKNVKGSESISVLLSDTDSSQSESIEEIIDQVSVIREMKRPVRKYKAAASRRAGKKRLSVVESQQDTVQKISLAVGAMAEDTLEKLRLMSNKCETELRPTSPVHSREELVVSDDSSSDHTVNSGPSSPSRPVDNIRCRECERLFTKVRRWPSTNKKSRDKNPASLSCDMWVLLKKRHPQRRRHREKGLLWTSLSHIRKMLAQGSGFSAVRTQMKCSRPHVFLQRILRRCKYLTSIQSDLSITRAKPRHRKRPRVVFPPIAGWNSSVKRRPSVNNTFLQQLSPFNLSVRETQEDELYAEEKLLKSNQKNSSNQKSANAKGKMKELEVSDGVDVTRRVLKFDEQLQTGEQRKSPRQQHEHGEIHEAQIELQEESSEDSDWFRTPTDLFSVKPKIKQGNQKKISDPKPNVQKPNFMSLLATMLKNQNQIIRESCK